ttatttctcatttttaagatttcaaatttaaatatacatttaaatttttccTTACATTATtcactcattatttaatttaattttatacactatttttattattaagtggtaattttttttatttatttcacttagttactaatttatttatataattaaaattacttaaaaataaattttaatagataagaatatttattttttaaaaaaaaaattaaattttaataataaaccatctattaaaatattatattattttactagtaaatttattttataaatttgcaTGTTATAACCATAGTGAAAAGAGATATTATAACTATAGTGAAAAGAGATTTTTCTGTAGTAAATATCATGAGAAGTCAACTCTAGAGTgataaatcataaataattaatctattaacttatattgaaaaattataaatgataaTGATATCATTCGGAATATATTTCAACATTcatcataatttaattataatagtttattcactttttataaaaatttactttttaatatatatttattttatatttttcttattccattatttttgttcattttgatttttcatatatattaaaaaggttttattttattaattttttaattatatctatgtgaaaactattaaattttattaaatacttatttaaaaattaattaaatatattaatttgaaagtaatataaaattaaatagaattataatagttaataataTGTTACAATAATAAAAGTAggtcaataataattttaagatagtaataaaaaaatgataaaataataaaataaaaaataatatattttatatattttaattatttatttaaattaatctcTCAACTAAATTTTTGTGTCTGCCACTGAAAAAAATCAATTCAGATTAAAAACAATAAACTCATAAGTGGAAGAatacaaatttataatttaaaaagagaTAATGGTgaaaaaattctaaattattcgtgttttaataaatatattctaaattataaaaggtaattaatatattctaaattaattatttaaatttatttttatattctatcggtttaactgttaaatttaatgaaaatatcactttattattttagttcgcataaaaaattaatattttaatataattaataattattaaaaaaataactgttaaatttaataaaaatatcacatTATTATTCTAGTccacataaaaaattaatattttaatataattgataattattaaaGAATTCTAAACCTTATGAATTTCCTaaacttttttttaacaaatatactctaaattaatttttcaatgtattttaatttttaattttgattcaattcattttataatttggaATGACAtaccaataatttatttttaatatttttttatattaataaatactattttttctataattatagATTATAAGTATTGTGATAACATTAATTCTAATAAGTTAAGAAACATATTCTCTTTACTTGAAATAttagttatatttattatgttcATTTTAATTAGGgtaaaagataataattaatttaataaattcaaaatgaCTAAATTCACttagataaaatataaattgttatcataaattaaattgaatttaacatTAATCAGATTGATTGTTGATTTTTAGTACgatgaatataattaattttttagatagTGAGAATAGTGATTCTTTATTTACTAGTGATATTATTATTCCAACGCTTACCATCAATAATTATGTGAAAAGTTGTACtgttaatgaaaaaataaaaaaataaggttATCAGCTCATAGAATGtgttatctaaaattataagtaaattaaattaaaattaaaattaaacaaatcaaaaaagtttatttagggtatatttattaaaaataaatggagGATATAATTGTTGGAATCGGTAAAgtttagaaattttttaataattatttatttaagttaTATTTGTTAAAATAGAAACAGTTaaagattttttatatatattatcccatttgaaaaataaaatcatctTCTTTTTTCCTCTCATTCAACGGTctacaataaataaatactttttgagaaaattactatttaattctaataatataaaaaattttattaattaattttttaatttttaaaaatatattaaaatatttctaaaattttataaaaaaaaagtatattatttaattattatctcTATTAGTTTTATACGTtaaatatttgttatttaatttttatgatataaaaaattttattagcagttgattttttagttttaataattACATTAAAACGTTTCTCAAGTTAAAACTAAAGAATTGTCAGAGTAGAAATTGGCTTGGATTTCTTTTCTTTGGGTTAATGTGTTATAATGTTGCTTTAACAAAATATCAGTTAAATTGGAATTAAGTTAAAAAGTTCGGATAAATTGAACCAAAATACCTTAATTTCGAGCTAATTTGGACATTGCTTTACAGTTCAAGAGTAAAGGAGAGCATTCTTCCAATTTGAGATTGAGGCTTAGTTATTATTGTAATGCTAAATAGTCTCAGTCCACCAAGAAAGTTTACCTGAAAGTCAATATATGAAGACCAATTGTAGATGGCTAGTTTCACAATACAATAAAAAACATAGGCTTCTCTCATCAATCACAacaggaaaaaataaaataaaataaaaagaacagAAGAACTTATTACAAAGGGGTAACTGTGACTTCTAAAAGCAGTGAATTGAATACAGGAATTTTTGGCATTCAACTGAACGCGTCTGCAGCCTCCAAAGGTGAACAAGTAACTGAACAATAGTTTTCCACGTTTGAAGGGTACAGTCCCACTTGGCAATATCCAGAAATTTTCTTAGGAAACTGGAGTTCGAACTGTTGGAGGGCCAGACTTCATATCCTCCAGTACAAGATCCAAGAGAGCCAGAGTTATGGGACCTTCTTTGCCTTCAGAAGAAATGCAATCAGAATAATCAACCATTTTGATACAAAGAATTCAAGCACACAACAAAATTTATAGAATGTTTTTGACATATACTAATGGGGAAATGCCTATTAAGAAATCTTTCAAGAAAGAGGCAAGGTTAGCATGGTCCATGGAGGCAAAGAGAACTCTGTTTCCCTCTATTCAACAAGGGATCCATTGGCTAATTAATGGGTTGTGGGTTACAGACTCGTCTTATATGAAAGTTTATGAATATTAAATTGAAGAAATACTCATGTTTTCTAGAGCATGTTTTAAGGACACTACCCAAAatcgataatttttttaaagttcttTTTGCTCTCTCTCTCAAATTCAGCAAACACAAGAAGGCTTAGAAAACCATGAACATTGCAAATTTGCAGACAAATCCATTATGGGCATAAATTGAAGAAAGGTATTACCATTGCCAATGATCTGCTCATCCCACTGCACCACAGGGCGAACAAGAAGTCCACTGCCTATAAGCATCATTTCATCTGCATTCTTTCCTTCCTCTATAGTCAGATTAGCCACCTTTACTCCATGAAGTTTACCCTCCATGACCAGCCCCTCAGCTAGATTCAAAACTCTCTTAGCAGTGCACCCACTTAGAATTTTGTCGAAGCGCGGCATCAGAAGCTCTTTCTCTTTGGTAACAAAAGCCACATTCATGCTAGGTCCTTCAGCAATGAATCCATCATTGTCCAGCCAAATGGCTGCAAATGCACCTttctcttcagcttccatcttTGAAAGCACATTTGGAAGGTAATTTACACTCTTCACGGTGGCAAACTGAGGGTGTTTTATAGGGATTGAAGAAGTTACCACCTTAATGCCTTTCGAATCAAGTGGTGACTGATCTTGGATAACAATTGCATAAAGGGCTGGCTGATGACAGCCAGAGGAAGATAATTGAAAATCACCAGGTCCTGCTGAGAGCCAGTATCTTAGCAATCCCTTCTGACACTTGGAAGCACTCACTGTTTGTATGAGAATTCTTCTTATACTTTCCCGATCAAAAGGAAGACTAATCTTGGCTTTGGAAGCCGCTCTTAGAATTCGGTCAAGGTGTTGGTCCAATTCATATAGAATACTGTGATTTGGAAGTACGCAAAGATCTGGTTAGCACTTAAGAGATGATTACTTGCTTAGtaaaacaaaaagagaaaacACTTGATTGGAATCAGAATGTCTCGCAGCTTGCCATCTGACAAACTGCAAAACAAATTTGCCATTTGAATAGCAGGTCACTATTAGTCTATTTTTCTTAACATCAAACATCCCCTAAAGATTATATTTTTGCAGGAAAAAGAAGTTAGAGACATACAAAGATGGAATCCcacaattcataaaaaaaaaaaaaggagattgAAGGAATAAAAGGCATGTAGTCTCGGCTTCCAAACGAGTGGCAGGATTGTACAAAATCTAAACAAAACGAATTTAGGAAAAAAAGGGATAACAGAATCAAACAGTTGAAgcgaaaattagaaaaaaaaactgGACACACATTTATTACACTATAAATTTGAAGAGCTTTTAATGAACGGAACAGTGAATTTGTGTATAGCAAGAACGACTTCGTTTTGCAAGATAACATTGCTTGGTTTGCTATGCACAACTGGACCATTTACTACGTTTATTTGTGAAGCACATCTAAGCAAAGCAATTTAAAACTATAGTTCACTATGATCATGTAGAAGAGTAAATTCTCCAGGTGCATCAAGGATGTTAAAGAACTGCTGATCCAAAAGATTAAATTCAAATATGTAGGACTGAAGTTATGATAGTTCAAACTTATATTTGTTATTCCTTTTGTAAACTAACCCATCCACTATTGCAGCAGTATCAAAGACTCCATGCCCCCTATGCACCATGTGATCATCAATGGGTACGATCATTGCGGCTGGATCTGTTGTTATTCCACCAAAAACGCTAGAGTACATTGCAAGGTATTGCTGCTTCACTTTGTGCTGTTCTCTGTTTTCTCTTAGTCTTTCCATAGCCTTCAAAAAAAGAAGGGGGGAGGGGGGGAATGAAACCATGACACTTTAATTGGAAAACAATACAAataaccaaataaaaaaaactgaacTTCCAGAATAATCAGATGAATCCTTACAAAATCATGCATTATTTCAATTTCTTCTACACTTTATTTGAAGTCTAAAATTTCGCAGTACTTCAATTGAATTTTCATCTTAAGAATTACTCTcttgtttgaaattgaattctttAGTTACAAACAAGAATTGCGATTCTTGATTCCCAGGGGAAACTCTAATTTCACCAAGGGCATAATAGCCTTCAGCAACGTGAAAAAATCAgagcaaagaaaataaaagagaaaaaggacAGACGATGAACCTCTGAACAAGTCAAAATTGGAACATCAAATGCTTGAATAGGAGAAACTGCCACCATAAACCACTATGTTAGTTTTCAATTCACATACTATACGATCAAGTGATATCTAAGCTAAACTAATCATTAATTTAACCAAATCATGGCAAGAAAACACCACCAAAATTTTCTTGACAAGAACTTCTAACAATCATCGGTTCCGCAATCGACCCACGCTGCAAACATTGAAACCAAGTCTCAAAAATGAAAGATTCGGCGATATTAGACACGCAGAATGCAAATGATCAGGGATCCTTGAAGGGATATAAGAACATTGCCAAGTGATTATTGGTAGAAAAGCAGAGGAGGAAGCCATGAAAGCCGAAACTGGGAGAGCTTTGGAATAGCAAACCATAGCCCGAAGGATACTCTAGACTGAGGGGTTGAGGAGACGATTCGTGCAGTGGACTGTTTAGTGTGAATgatctataaatattttatttttatttttatttttaataggttttcaattattataattattattattatcggaAAGATTTACATTTTAGTTTTGAATATTCTCATTaatgtaaatttttatatttttaaaaatttattaaaatgttgttattttttttgtcaaccaaataattattttattatgattaatttatttaattttcataatttttataaatttaaatatttaataaattataattttaatttagatattcaatatgaaataatatatatatatatatattcattacCATTAGCTTTATATTTTGTtcggttaaaaaataaaagaatttgttacaattgaaaatatttaatttaattagttagaaTTACTtcctatttaaatataaattttattttatgaaaatttatatatttttaattaaattaaatatataacatattaaaaaaatactttcataaattatatttttaaagttacATATCTATAACACTCTCAGATTTAGTTTGATGgtaaatacatttaaataaatttaaaaaatctcatattctattttttcaatttttaattttccgttaaaaaaatatatatatatatctatactCCCTATAAATGTCGGACGGGAAGGAGATAATGAAAAGTTTTTAAAATggccattttatatttttatttgatcgGTTAGATAAAAAgtatagattttattattatttaaaaatcttgaatttgattgattaaatatatttttatttaaatttaaattaattaaagaaatagatatctgtttaaatttaaattgattagagaaatagatttaaatttaaatttaaatgactaaaaaatatttaaatatttaaattctatttaattaaaatttttattataattcagaacaaaatttaaataaacacTTTCACCTAGAAAAATAGTTTTAGTGAATAACATTTGAATTGCGTTGATAATAATAGTATTTAGTGACGATATATTTATTAGTTGCTAATAAATTTTAGCAGTATAATTCTTCgctaatattataaataattaacttaataaaaaataaatctatattaataaagataatatatgaaaattttttatttaaattttattaaaaacacaATGTcaagtaatttttataaatatattacaaattattaatttaaattataatagtaagatataaaatttttaaccttttcaaattacaatttaatttacaTATGTGAAATAAAATTACCTTTAGAATGTAATTTGTATatactataaatatatttaatatgaggtgaactaaaataaatatattatataaattaattggaaaataattttttaacataaaaaagattatattcttttaattttaataactttatataatttttaaaaatttatattaataaaatttaatttatttaaacctaatttaataaaacacttcgttattttttgataaaagaACATTTAAAGTGAAAAATATCCTAAAAATAAAGCTAAAGAGGAGAGATTAGAATAATTCACGAAAAACAAGCGATAAGTGATAAGTAGGGGTGAGcactattcggttcaaattgaaaaaatcgatcaaatcgaattaattttaaaatttggttcgattttttatttaattcggttcgatttgatttttaattttaaaaatttcagttatttcggtttggttcgattttaatcagaaaaaaattaaaaaaatcgaaccgaactgattagttataataatatgttatttttaataatatagagaaattaaattatattaaaattaaaatattttaattaaattttaaaaaattaaaaataaagtgtaaaaaataaaaaatttattaaaaatcaaaaccgatcaaactgaatcgaatcgaaccgaatcaaaccggttcggttcaatttggtTTCTGGCCAAAATgcatttggtttgattttcataaatacggTTTTCAGAACCGAACTGACCGAATGCTCAGCCCTAGTGATAAGCATGGTTTTTGattgtttaaattaataaaaataatatattattataatttaataattcaattagacaaaaataaataaaatttaatttaaaaaattgtataaagtaaataaattcttatgttatttaaattatgAGTGTACAATGTGGTAATATTagagatataaaattaaatgaatttacaAAATTCTTTCATGAAATGTAAACATAAACTTTGAAAATATAACTTACAGAGATAAAATTATGAAGGAATTGTAGACTATGGACTTCCAAAAAGATTGATACAAAGTTCAAGGGCTAAAAATTCTCTAAAATGGGTAGTAAAAAGCGATGCCTCCAATTTTAAGAAGGTCTTCTATTTATAGAGAAATTTTTCGTGGTGTGATCTTGTGTTTCTATTAAGAGTTTAtgctctttaatttttttttttttaagctttTACTTTTTTTAGATGCTTTTAAgcactttattttatatttttcattttagatataataatttaaaaataatactattaGGAGATGCTTTTGGATAATAATGCTGacgatattttaataataaaaaacactTTAATAATGTTGAAGATGCTTTTAAGTTCAAAAACACTGAAAATGCTTTAATAATGCTGATATGTCTCCTCATTTTCAATGCCAAGGTCGACTGCTTCGAAGGATGAACTTGCTTTACAGGAGGAGGCTTTGATGCTGGATACAAGTTGTTGCATAATGGCTAGATATTTATCCAGCGATTTTGTATGAGTTAAGAGAGAGCTTGCATGAGACTTCTGTGTAAAAAATATAGACCT
The genomic region above belongs to Manihot esculenta cultivar AM560-2 chromosome 3, M.esculenta_v8, whole genome shotgun sequence and contains:
- the LOC110610822 gene encoding D-amino-acid transaminase, chloroplastic-like, encoding MIVRSSCQENFVSPIQAFDVPILTCSEAMERLRENREQHKVKQQYLAMYSSVFGGITTDPAAMIVPIDDHMVHRGHGVFDTAAIVDGILYELDQHLDRILRAASKAKISLPFDRESIRRILIQTVSASKCQKGLLRYWLSAGPGDFQLSSSGCHQPALYAIVIQDQSPLDSKGIKVVTSSIPIKHPQFATVKSVNYLPNVLSKMEAEEKGAFAAIWLDNDGFIAEGPSMNVAFVTKEKELLMPRFDKILSGCTAKRVLNLAEGLVMEGKLHGVKVANLTIEEGKNADEMMLIGSGLLVRPVVQWDEQIIGNGKEGPITLALLDLVLEDMKSGPPTVRTPVS